The sequence below is a genomic window from Nostoc flagelliforme CCNUN1.
TACAAAGTCTGCATTCTCTTCTTCAGAATTTGTTGCGTCATTAGGTGTATTTACTAGATGCAATTTCAAGTCAAAAACTTGGCTGATTCCAACGGGAGAGCTGAAGGATACATTGAGATTTAAAGGCACCTCTTCAACGCTTGTACCTTTAACTACAGTTCCATTAAAGTAAGCTAAATCAGCTATTTTGAATACAGAGTTAATGTCAGTTGAAAACGAATTTCCTGTAAAGGTAAGTTTATTTGAGCCTGTTATTGTACACCCACTAGGAGGATTTGGACTTGGTAGACACACATTAGGATCACCCCAGGTAAATATGTTGTTTCCCACACCTGTGTATACGGGATTGGGATTGATATCGATGCTTCCTGGAGTAGGTTCTCCCCATGTACCAGTAGAGATACCAGAAAAAGTTAGAGCATCTGCTTGGTCAGAGAAACCAAGTGCTGTGGTCGCACCCACAAAAAAACTAGATATAGCAGCCGCAAAAACCAAACTTAGTTTCATAACTTAAGTATCCAAATCTCATTCTGGAGCTTTTTAAACTATGTCTCCAGTCTACCTTAGTAAATTTACAGTAGACACACCAATATCTTATTGGATTTTTTTATTAGAAAATCTTATTTAAGGATTTATATTATTAAATTAATTTTATATAAAGTTACAATATTTTACCACTTTGTAGTTACTAAGACAGTAATTGCGTAGGCGTAGCCCATCGTAGACATCGTTACCTTACTTGGTTCTCTAATTAATTGTCAAGTCAACATAAAGTTACTCTTTTTAACAAACACTCCCCGCGCTATTGGGACAAATCTGATTCGTTGGTCGAATTCAAGATGATTTACTGCGCCGTTCTCCTGTTGTTGATGGTAAAATCCCAATTCTTTTCTATCTCCCTTGCTCCCTGCTCCCCTGCTTCTTTTTCAAAGGTTTTCGGTATATGCTTTATAGCTTTGACAAAATCTCTGGCAACAACTGACTAGGAACTTTAGATAAAGCCAGATTTTGTCCCTGTATGCCTAATTCATTATGAAAAGCACGAATAGTTTTCACTATATAATTAAAGGTTGTTTGATAAGCCTCTGGCTGTTTGCTTAATCCGTTTAAGGCTTGCAAATGGTTGTCTAATGCTACTTCTAAGTGTTGAGAACGTGTTGCTTTGTCATCATTAAACGACTTATCTATTACTAGCTGATAATGTGCCAGTCCGAGGTTGTTATAAGAGGCAAGCAAATCAAAACTTAAAGGAGTACCGCTAAGTGAGTGAGCCAAAGCTATGGCCTCTTCGTAAGCGCTGATACATAGTTGCAGATACTTTTGCCGTGCCTCTTTAGTTGTCTGAGATAGGTTTGCTAGATGCCAGTAGGCAGTACCCAGATTATTTTGTGTAGCAGCGCAGGCGCTGGGAACATTAGCTGGAGTGCGATACTTGAGAGCTTCGCTGTAGACATTTATAGCTAGCTGGAGATTTTGGGCAGGTTGTTCGTATTGTGCTAGATTCCAACAGGCGGTGCCGATGTTGTTTTGAATCATGCCATATTTGAGCGGTTCCTGTTCAGGGTTGTAGTGTACAAGTGCTTCGTTGTAAGCTGCGATCGCTTTCTTTAAATGCACAATCGGTTGGTTGTATTGCCCTAGATGCCAGTAAGCAGTACCCAAATTGTTCTGGCAAGCCGCATATTTTAATGAGTCCATGTCGGCTGTACGGTAGCTGAGTGCTTCACTATAAGCTAAAACTGCTTGCTGCCAATTTTCAGATGGGTGAGAAAAACGAGCTAAATCACCATAAGCCGTCCCCAAATTATTTTGCACACGAGCGTAAGTTTCTAGATGTGTCTGGGGCGAAATCATCTTTAACGCCAACTGATAAAATTCTATTGCCTGGTCTATATAAGTTTGTCCCTCCTCAGAATTGGGCGGTGTACGGTATAGCATCCAGTAGAGTGTACCCAAATCATTCAAGATATCTGGGAGTTGTGGTGAGGTTTCGTCATAGCTTATTGCTTCCTGATAGGCAATAATTGCTACCATCAGATTTTCTAGGGTTGAATCTCCTTGCTCAATGCGAAGGCGGTATAAGCTGCCCAAGCGATGATAAGCTTCTGCCAAAACCTCCCCTGGAACTTGCTTTTGGTGTAATTCTTCAATCTCCAACAAAATCTGCTGCGGTTGCAAATAATCCTCTGTATCTTGAGCAATATTTGTATTTATTGTTGCTATTACTAACTCTGTTAACTCGCTACTAATATGAGATAAAGACGACAGCGATTGATTATTACTCCCACTACCAGACCTATTAGTAGATTCCTGCTGTTGTGGCGCAGCCTTCAATAAATCGGCTGTTGACGGCGAAGCTTCCTGGGTTTTGTGTACGCCATTCCCTTGCGTCTCTGCCGAAAAATCGGAATTATTCTTAAACTTTAACTCGCTGGCGGCGGTTCTGAGTTCTGCTTGAGTAACTGATTCATCTACAATCGACTGCTCAATATAGCCTAAATCCAAGCTTTTGGGATTAGAAAAACGTTCTGGATAACCCGAATTCTGAGTCGCTGGTGTAGGTTCTCCGGCAAATACAAATACGCCAGTCCGACAACGCCAAAACTGTGGCGCTGATTGCTTGATAGCAGATAACCAAGGACGCGGTATCCATAACAGCAAGTTAGATTCAAGGAATCGGCTAGATTCTTGTACAGAGAAATATTGTTCGCTTAAGCGGAGATGGTGCAAAAATAACCGTTGTGTAGCCACTGGTTGCTTAGTGAGATGCTCCACGCCGACAATCTGAAATGCTGGTACTGGAAAAGGTCTTCCAGGGGTATCTTTTGATGCCCCAACAATTGGCGGTGGATAGTTTGCCAACCATTGATTTATTTGAACTATGGGATTGGGATCGTTTAAATTCAAACGCAACGTGACTAATCGCGGATAAGCTAGAGTGCTATTTTCCTGGGCATTTGATGGCTGAGATAGCACTTGTCCAATAGGATAAGCCAATGTAGAATGCAAACGGGTCGCTACTTGATTCCTTAAGTGTAAATCATCACATACTGCTAAAAAAAATTGTCGTCGTAAGCCAAGACTTAGGGCAAGTTTCAGGCGGTGGTATACTTGCCGATTCCAACTAGAATTATCATTTTGTGCAGTATCATTCACGCTCATGGCGGCTAAAGAGCCAAAACACAGTACATAATCACTTTTCTGGACGCATCCAAGTGGGCTAACTTCATAATAGAAATGATTTTTAAGCTAACGTTGTGCCGCTTAGGATAAATTGAGCTTTTCAAGTATAGTAGAAGAGAACAGTATATAATTATACTTTAAATTTTAATTTAACAAAAAATAAAAAAGCAGGCTCCTTTTAAAATCGGAACCTGAAAAACTATCAAGAAAATGAAATTTTATTAAAATATTTTATGATCAACTGCTCTTAGAAACAAAGAAGGCAACTAGAACCAAGCCGCCAACCAAAACTGTAGCGGCAATTCCTAGGAAGAGATAAGTTCGTTTTTGCCCTTCCGTGGGAGGTTCTGCTTGATAAATCTTTGGTTCCCGGGCAAAATTATTCAGAAGGCCGCCTTCTTCATTTGTATAGGGCATGAATTAATTCCTTTATCTTTATCGTTCATTTAATGTTACATAAATGCTAAATCCGCCCTCAAACTGCTAGACAAATCGTTACATTGGGGATTGGGCATTGGGGATTGGGCATTGGGGATTGGGCATTGGGGATTGGGCATTGATTATTCCCCTTGTCTCCCTTGTCTGTCTATTCCCCACGCCCATGCTCCATGCCCCAGATACTGTTGGTCAATTTACTTTTTTGTTAAATCCGCCATCCCTAAAATCGTGGTTTTGCGTTGCTTTCCCGCCCTGCAATAAATTGCGGGCTAATAGCTAAAGTGCGTTTCAACGCACTGAAATTAAAGAAATTAAGATGGATTGGGGCTGATGGGTTAGAATCCCTACCAATTCGCCAACAGTATCTGCTCCATGCCCTATGCCCCATGCCCCATGCCCCATGCCCCATGCCCCATGCCCCATGCCCTATTCTCTAACTAGTAATCGTTCCAGTTAAAGGTGAACTAGGGCTGGCGTAGTCTTTGATAGGCATTCTACCAGCAAGGTATGCTAGACGACCGGCAACTGTTGCTAAATTCATGGCACGAGCCATTGCTGCTGGGTTTGGAGAAAGAGCGATCGCACTATTAATCAACAAAGCATCTGCTCCCAATTCCATTGCTTGGGCGGCTTCTGAGGGTGAACCAATACCGGCATCTACCACCACTGGCACACCCGCATTTTCGATGATGATTTGGATGTTGGCGGTTGTTTTTAGCCCTTGTCCAGAACCAATAGGCGATGCCAAAGGCATTACGGTAGCACAGCCTACTTCTTCTAAACGCTTGGCTAACATGGGGTCAGCGTTAATATAAGGCAATACTGCAAAGCCTTCTTTAACTAATTGTTCTGCGGCTTGTAATGTCCCAATTGGATCTGGGAGTAAATACTTAAGGTCAGGTATTACTTCTAACTTTATAAAATTATTATCTTCCTGCCCCAACAATTTCGCCATTTCTCGCCCCAAACGCGCCACCCGAATCGCCTCTTCAGCAGTTTGGCAACCTGCGGTATTGGGCAACATCCAAATTTTTGTCCAATCTAAGGCTTCAGCTAAACCTTCATGTCCGGGGGCCTTGGTTTGTACCCGTCGTACTGCCACAGTGACAATCTGACAATCACTGGCAGCGACACTTTGCTGCATTTCTTCAATGCTGCGATACTTCCCAGTTCCCGTCATTAAGCGGGATTGGAAGGTTTTACCAGCAATAATTAGTGGTGAGCCTTGAATGGGGAGCGGTGACTGTTGTGGCGATATGGCAGGGCGATTACCGTTGGAGAAATTGGCAGAGTGAGTCAGCATTGGGGTGGAGGTAGATGGCTTGGACTGGAAGCGCGAATAGTGAAAATCTGAAAGTAGGGGGTCAGACTTTTGTTCCAAGATGAAATCGGCAATCAATGCGGCTGTTACGGGTGCAAGTAGAATCCCGTTACGGTAATGACCTGTAGCAAGGGTTAAATTTTGGCAGTGGCTAGTGCCAAGGATGGGCAACTCATCGGGGGTGGCTGGGCGAAATCCCCACCAGAATTCTTGGATGGGATAATGCTTTAATTGGGGATACAGCCGGATGGCAGCTTGTAATAATTGTTGAATGCCGTCTGGGGTGTTGTTGGGGGTAAAGCCAACGTCTTCGCTTGTTGCCCCAATAACGAGGCGATCGCACCTTGGTACGATGTAAATATCTTGCCCAAACAAAACCCGCTTCAAGGGTAATTCCGGCGCAAATTCTGGTATCCGCACACTCAGCATTTGTCCTTTTCTGGGACGCACGGGTACTGGTAACAATTCATTTGACCAAGCACCTGAAGCTAAAACATAGTGCGCGGCGCGAATTATTCCAGCATTGGTTTGCACGCCAACCACTTGTCCTTGCTGCTGTAAAAATCCTTCTACTGTAATCCCGTCTTTGAGTTCAACACCAACAGACTCAGCCGCCGTCCACAATACGTGAGCTAGAGCCTTATTATCAACTTGTGCGTCTTCAGGATACCACCAGCCACCAACTACCTCTGCTCCCAATCCTGGCTGATATTGATGAATTGCCTCTTTGTCTAACCAGTAAGCCGGGGAAGAGGCAGGGGGGCAGGGGGAAGGGTGCAGAGGAAAAGAATTTTCCCCCTGCTCCCTATTCCCTATTCGCTGCTCTGTGATCCTTTGCTCCCCTTGCTCCCCTTGCTCCCTGCTCCCCTGCCCCCCTGCCTCTTCAAAGACGGGTGCGAGGATACCGCAGGGACGGTAGCCAGTATTTAAGCCGGTTAGTTCTTCTAGTTTGCGCGTCCAGTTGGGATATAAAGCACGCGATCGCCAACACAATGAACGCATTGCCTCATTAGGGATGTTTTCCGCATCTGGTGCTAACATCCCGGCGGCGGCGTGGGTAGCGGCAGCCTGGAAGTCACGACAAAACACGGTGACACTTGTCCCGCGCAGTTTTAGCTCAATGGCGATCGCTAAACCAATAACGCCGCCACCAATAATTACAATCTCACTAGTCATTAGTCATTAGTCATTAGTCACTTATCATTAGCCATTTATCATTAGTACATAACTAATAACTCATAACTAATTAACTCATAACTTATAACTTATAACTCGTAACTATAGACGGATCTATCGTTACCACAAGGCGCGAATTGGTTCGTTACCTTGATTTGTATCGCCGGATGGCGTATTTGTTTGTGAAGAATCTGTATTGCCGTCTGTTGTAGTGTCAGCAGGTGATGTTGAGTCATCAGAAGGATTTTGGGCAACGCTGCTCCTGTTGTCAGGTCTTGGGGCTACAATAGTGCGTCTGTTTTGGTTTGTTTCGGTTGTTTCGGTTGTTTCATTTCCTTCATTTGCAGTTTGTTCATTATTGCTGCCAGCACTGCTATTAACATTGATATTAGCTGGCAGGACTTGTGATTTTTTGTCACTGGGAGCGTTAGCGGTTTGTACTCCCATAGGAAAATTGATGCCCAGTAATGTACCAAGCAGAATGGCCAAACCTCCAGCCATTAAAATTAAGGGTGTCCATCTACCCATCTTGTCTTACTCCTTTTTAACCTTTTGGTGTCCACACTATTCGAGAACCTTGTCCCCAAAATCCATCAAACTTTGTCACTTTCACATCGCCTAAAACCAAAGTTTGGCAGGCTAAACGCAAGTCTGTTGTAAGAGAATGGGGAGGAAGCGAACGCCGTGCTCGATCACGCCAATTCGCTGCTGATACTTCGCCCTCTACCTTAACCGCGCAAGTTCCGCAACTGCCAATGCCCCGACAGTTTATTAACTTAGCACCGTCATTGTAGAGTTCAATTCCATTTTGCAGCAAAATTGTTCGGAGATTGCTTTTGCTTACGCACTCAATTGTTTTACCTTGAGCTAGTACCTTAGGCATTTTTAAATTGCCAAACTGGCGTTTTGTTGTATATTGACACATTGCCTCGAAAGTTGTCTCGTCGGTCCCAGTTTTATGACCACAAATTCTTCACCTCAACTTTGGCTCTATGACACTACATTACGAGATGGCACTCAGCGCGAGGGGCTATCAGTATCGATAGAAGATAAGTTACGCATTGCTCGTAGACTCGATCAACTGGGAATTCCCTTTATTGAAGGCGGTTGGCCTGGTGCCAATCCCAAGGATGTACAATTTTTCTGGCAACTCCAAGAAGATCCACTCAAACAAGCTGAAATTGTGGCGTTTTGTTCGACTCGACGCCCCAATTCCACTGCCGCAACCGAACCGATGCTACAGGATATTTTGGCTGCGGGAACTCGCTGGGTAACGATTTTTGGCAAGTCTTGGGATTTACATGTCACAACAAGCCTCAAGACGACGTTAGAAGAAAATTTGGCGATGATCCGCGACACAATTGAGTACCTCCGTTCTCAAGGGCGTCGCATTATCTACGATGCCGAACATTGGTTTGATGGTTACAAGCACAATCCAGATTATGCTTTACAGACATTAGAGGCTGCGATCGCATCTGGTGCTGAATGGTTAGTCCTTTGTGATACTAATGGTGGTACTTTACCCCATGAAATTAGCCAAATTGTTCAAGATGTCAGTAGTCATTTGTCATTGGTCATTAGTGAAGAAACAATGACGGAGGACATAGACGCGCTAGCGGCTTCCCGCAGGGTAGGACAAAGGACAATCCCTCAAATTGGAATTCATACTCATAACGATTCAGAAATGGCGGTTGCTAATGCAATAGCCGCCGTGATGGCAGGGGCAAAGATGGTACAGGGGACAATTAATGGTTACGGTGAACGTTGCGGGAATGCTAACCTCTGTTCGTTAATTCCCAATTTACAATTGAAGTTGGGTTACAGTTGTATCACAGAAGACCAGCTAACACAACTTACAGAAGCTAGTCGTTTTGTTAGTGAGGTGGTCAACCTCGCGCCAGATGAACACGCTCCCTTTGTCGGACTTTCGGCTTTTGCCCACAAAGGCGGTATTCATGTATCAGCCGTGGAACGTAATCCCCTGACTTACGAACATATTCAGCCGGAACAAGTCGGGAACCATCGCCGCATCGTGATTTCTGAACAGTCTGGACTTAGTAATGTTTTAGCCAAAGCCCGCAGTTTTGGCATTGACCTCGATCAACTGAAAGCAGAAGCCAAGCAAATTCTCCAGCGCCTCAAAGATTTGGAGAGTGAAGGATTTCAATTTGAAGCAGCAGAGGCCAGTTTTGCGCTGTTGATGCACGAAGCTTTAGGAGGTCGCCAGAAGTTTTTTGAAGTCAAAGGTTTTCAAGTCCACTGTGACTTGATTGAGGGGAAAGAAACTAGCAATGCCCTAGCTACGGTTAAACTCGCTGTTGACGGCAAAAATATTCTGGAGGCGGCGGAAGGTAACGGCCCCGTGGCAGCTTTGGATGCGGCTCTACGCAAGGCTTTGGTGAACTTTTATCCCCAAATAGCAACCTTTGATTTGACAGATTACAAAGTGCGGATTCTCAACGGACATACGGGCACTGCGGCGAAAACCCGTGTGTTGGTAGAATCGGGCAATGGTCGTCAACGCTGGACAACAGTAGGGGTTTCTACCAATATTTTAGAAGCTTCTTATCAAGCGGTGGTGGAAGGCTTGGAATATGGTTTGTTATTGCACTCCCAAACAGAAGCAGCTTTGAAAGCTTCTAGTTGACAAAAGTAACTATGTAGTGTATATAAAGTTTACGCTTTTCGATGAGGGGGGAAGCGATCGCACTTCAAGCCTTTGTTAGATTTGGCAAGTAAGGGAACTCCAACAAATAAATTATCCAATCTTGTGGGGTGTTGCTCTTTAGCCCCCCCAATTCATAGGTGAGGCGAGACACCCATTCCACAAGAAATAATTGGATATTTTTTATCTGCAAGTCCCTAAGTACAGCATTTCATAAATGCATAACGAATTGAGCGACCTACTGGTAAAGCTTGGCAAAACTCGATAACGCTAGGAACTTGTGAAATTCTGTACTTAGCCAGGAATTACGTAACCTGCAATACCTTCATATACATATCCATCCCTACCAACTAAGATATTTGAGGATCTAGTTTTGCTTTCGCCAATAGTTAATTGATTAGTATTCTGGTGTTGAAAAGAATTTAATGTTGCTCAAGCTACATGGCTATTAGTTAAATTGCTCAGTATATTAATACTTGCAATGCCAACAGCCAAGCCACCAAAAGTTTTTAAGATTCTATGCCAAGACCAATTACCAGACATAACAACATCCTTTTAGATTGATATTAGATGCAGGTATATTACCACACTATGCAACAAGGCAGTCCACAGGGGGACAAATAATTATTCTCACCTTATACAATGAAAGTGCGATCGCTCAACTGAGTTGTATGCCAAAAACATTTATTTCGCACTCAAAGAGCATGAGGATTGATCCAAAAAAAAAGGCCCTTGGTTTGCACCAGAGGTCTTTCGCTTTAAGAACTTTGTAAAATTCATGAGCAACGTAAAACGCTGATATGGCTAATTTAGTCGCTTTTGTGCCATGAATGCAAAAATACTAACCCAATTGCCAATCCCATACTGATAATTATTGTTACTCCTATACCTAAGAAGCGTAGGCGCAGGCCGCCGCAGGCATCGCCTCCCCTTTTTGTGCAACCCTAAAAGAACTAGTATCAATTCTTGGAAAAACCGCAAATTTCAATTTCTTCTTGGCTAAAAGTATCCTTCAATATCTTGCGGAGAACACGCTGAATATGAAGGTGTTTTCCAGGCTTGACTTTTGTCAGGGTCAGTAACAACAGGTTCTTCTCGCCAAAATTTTCTATTCCAGCTACTCGCGTGGGTTCTATAACATCCTGTTCATCTGCTTTTAACTGCTGTCCTACCTTCTCAACTACTCTATACACATGATCTAAATTGGAGTTATATGAAACGCTAACTTCTACCCTTTCATTACAGCTAGAAAGCCCAAAATTAAAGCATGGGTGACTTTTGACTTTTGACTTTTGACCCTTCGACTGCGCTCAGGGTCAAGGCTGAACGAAGCCGAAGCCTTGACTTTTGACTTCCGCCTTGCGGTACTAGTGCCCAGTGCTGATATGGTTAAGTTAGTGGCTTCTGTGCCCTAAATGCAAAAATAGCAACCCAATTGCCAATTCCAGACATGTTACTCCTATACCTAAAATGCGATCGCCAACATTTAGGTGCAGACCTAGAAATCTAATGCTGCGACAAAAACTTCATCCTATGCAAGGTTTTAGGAGAACTTTTCCCAACATTGGGCAACTAATTGGCTCAACCAGCGACGTTGTTGCTGATCCAGCAGTGGATCATCTGCTAGCAACTGAGCGGTTAATTCTTCCAAGGATTGACCCTGAGCGCGGACAATTTTAATAACTCCAGCGATCGCACTGGCAACTAGTTCTTCATCAATCGGCTGTTGTCGTAGGGCAACAATTTCCTGGGGACTGTCTGGAATGGGATAATTCATGGCGTGGGTTTACAGAAATACAAAATGAACAATAAATTTGACAAATTCTTAAAATTTCTTCACTGAATCTTTACGAAAGTAATAGGGCGGAGTTTACTTTACTTTGTGCCTTCATAAAATCTGTCTTAGTGAGTAGATTGATCGGAGATGTCAGGAAACGATGAGAGAAATTCTTTATTTAGAAGTTCCAACTTCGGATATAGCAACTGTGCGTAGCTGGTTACAAACAGAGTTTGAACCCGGAAATGGAGAAAAAGTGCTTACCTCGGAAGGCTTTCGCCTCAAAATCCCCACTGCAACTACAACTGCTACCGGGACTATTTCCGAAAACTTACCTGCGGAACTTTCGGTATTTGTCTGGTCGGTGCAACGAACTACTTATCTGAAAGTGTTTCGTTGGGCAGAACAACCCTTCCCCAAAGAGGGGCAGATTTTGCAACACCTAACCAAAGAAATCAGAAGCCGTTTTCCGCATCATTACCCAGAACCGCCACCAATTGATTTATCTAAGCAATCGATTTTTGCAGCACTAGGCTCTGCTTACCCCCTCACCGTCAAGTATTTTCAGAAAATGCCTAACGGTGAATATGATCTAACGCGTGCCTACTGGTGGGAACAACGATGGCGCGAAGGGGTACGGAATCCGCAGCAGCCTCGTCAGGTGGTGTTTTCCAGTCAAGGGGATAGGGGAAGAGGTAGAGGAGCAGGGGGAGCAGGAGGAGATAAGAAAATAACATCTCCCTTATCCCCGTCATCTTCCTTATCTCCGACTTATGACATCATCTACATCGGTGGCGCACTAGGCGCAATTCATGCAGCACTGATGGCAAAACTCGGATATAAAGTCCTCCTGGTGGAACGAATGCCCTTTGGGCGGATGAACCGAGAATGGAATATTTCCCGCGATGAGATTCAAAGCTTAGTTAACCTGGGTTTACTCACCCCCGCTGAGTTAGAAACCATCATTGCCAGAGAATACAAAGACGGATTCAATAAGTTTTTTGATGCTAATAATCCATCCAAACTGCGATCGCCCGTCCTCCACACACCCACAGTCCTAAATTTAGGCTTAGATTCCGAAAAATGGCTCCAAATGTGTGGGCAAAAACTGCAAGCGGCAGGCGGTCAAATCTGGGATGAAACAGAGTTTATCCGTGCAGATATTGATATATCACAAGTACTTCTGAAAGTCAAGCACTTACCCAGTCAGGTTGAGAAGCAAGTAAGTGGACGACTGCTAATAGATGCAATGGGAACTGCATCGCCCATCTCTTGGCAATTAAATGGTGGTCGTGCTTTTGATAGTGTATGTCCGACGGTGGGAGCGGCAATTGAGAGCGGATTTGAGCCGGAAGTATGGGATTCCCAATATGGGGACGTTCTTTATAGTCATGGGGATATCTCGCGGGGAAGACAGTTGATTTGGGAACTGTTTCCTGGGGCAGATGATGAACTGACAATTTATTTATTTCATTACCATGAGGTCAATGCTGAAAATCCCGGTTCCTTGCTAGAGATGTACGAGGACTTTTTCACGATTTTGCCAGAGTATCGCAGGTGCGATATGGACAAATTGGTATGGAAGAAGCCGACATTTGGATATATACCGGGACATTTTAGTGTGGGAAGTAGCGATCGCACAGTTGCCTTTGATCGATTGATTGCGATCGGTGATGCTGCATCACTCCAGTCTCCCCTCGTCTTCACCGGTTTTGGTTCGCTAGTTCGCAACTTAGAGCGTTTAACAACTCTGTTGGATACTGCTCTCAAACATGACTTGTTGAGTTTCCGCCACTTGAACCAAATTCGCGCTTACCAAAGCAACGTTTCCGTGACTTGGTTATTTTCCAAAGGCATGATGGTACCCACAGGGAAATTTTTACCACCCCAACGGATCAACTCCATGCTCAACACCTTCTTTGGACTGTTAGCAGACGAACCCCAAGAAGTAGCAGATAACTTCATTAAAGATAGGTGTGATTGGTTAACCTTTAACCGCCTAGCACTTAAAGCAGCTAGAAGAAATCCTGCCTTACTTTTATGGATTTGGGAACTTGCTGGCCCCAGAGATTTAGGGCGATGGCTTGGTAGTTATTTCAACTTTGGTCGTCATGCCTTAATTAGTGCTTTGCTGAGTCCGTGGTTCGGGCGCTTCTTGAACCGGGTAAGTTTGTGGCTGGAACCCCGGAATCCGGGATTGTGGCTGTGGTTATTGGCGATTAATTATGCGATCGCCACAGGCAAACCGCGATCGCGCGCTCAAGTAGTAAAAGCCAACCCAGAAGCCATAATTCCGAAGTCAGAAGCAAGGATTCTTAATTAGTAATTAGTCATTGGTCATTAGTATTAGACAAATGACTAATGACAACTAACTATTGACTCTTAGGGCGAAAATTTGGTAGTTCCACAGATGCTAATGATTTACGCCCCTTGGGTGGACGCTGAGGATAAACCACTGGTGAAGGTGAACTTGTATCATTGGTGTCATCACCTAATGACTCTGGAGGTAAATCAGTTGCCGAAAATTCCAACTGTGTCAATTGTGATTCTGACCAGTAATCTTCAGTTCCTTCAGGCGGTGTCTCAGTGTGAGGTGAAGTAGAAGAAACTGGTAAGTCATTGGCTGGTGAGACTACAGAATCTATTGTCCAAGATGTGGAGGTAGTTGTAGGAGAATTAATTTCTGCTTCCAACTGCTCCTCCTGTGGATTTTCTAATTCTTCATCGTCTTCTAGGATTGTTGCTAAAGTCTCCCAAATAGGTGCATCACCCTGATTACTATCCACATTCGTTTTTGGCGCAGGTGGTGGTGATGCAGATGTTGACTGGGAGGTGAAAAACATTTGGATGAGACTATCTAATTGCTGATCTAAATTTGATGACCCTGAAGTTGAAACAGCTTCTGGTGTCTCTGGGGAATCATCAATTTTTGGAGAAGGACCTGATTCTGCTGGTGTTGAGGGATTTTGCTTAACTGACCAGTTCCAAGAAGATGATGGCGTCGGAGTCGGTTCATTTCTTTGGAATGGAATTGGTGCTGACGGTTCGCCCCAAGAATTATCTAAATCATCAGTTAGGGATTCTGGTTCTGCTGACCAAGGTTG
It includes:
- a CDS encoding choice-of-anchor K domain-containing protein, which gives rise to MKLSLVFAAAISSFFVGATTALGFSDQADALTFSGISTGTWGEPTPGSIDINPNPVYTGVGNNIFTWGDPNVCLPSPNPPSGCTITGSNKLTFTGNSFSTDINSVFKIADLAYFNGTVVKGTSVEEVPLNLNVSFSSPVGISQVFDLKLHLVNTPNDATNSEEENADFVFIDENLSNPTFTFEGNEYTLELTGFNPDLDQISIKALEGGTTKTAIYAKIKSIPEPATVAGLFLVGMYLISSKKLLEKKH
- a CDS encoding tetratricopeptide repeat protein; this encodes MSVNDTAQNDNSSWNRQVYHRLKLALSLGLRRQFFLAVCDDLHLRNQVATRLHSTLAYPIGQVLSQPSNAQENSTLAYPRLVTLRLNLNDPNPIVQINQWLANYPPPIVGASKDTPGRPFPVPAFQIVGVEHLTKQPVATQRLFLHHLRLSEQYFSVQESSRFLESNLLLWIPRPWLSAIKQSAPQFWRCRTGVFVFAGEPTPATQNSGYPERFSNPKSLDLGYIEQSIVDESVTQAELRTAASELKFKNNSDFSAETQGNGVHKTQEASPSTADLLKAAPQQQESTNRSGSGSNNQSLSSLSHISSELTELVIATINTNIAQDTEDYLQPQQILLEIEELHQKQVPGEVLAEAYHRLGSLYRLRIEQGDSTLENLMVAIIAYQEAISYDETSPQLPDILNDLGTLYWMLYRTPPNSEEGQTYIDQAIEFYQLALKMISPQTHLETYARVQNNLGTAYGDLARFSHPSENWQQAVLAYSEALSYRTADMDSLKYAACQNNLGTAYWHLGQYNQPIVHLKKAIAAYNEALVHYNPEQEPLKYGMIQNNIGTACWNLAQYEQPAQNLQLAINVYSEALKYRTPANVPSACAATQNNLGTAYWHLANLSQTTKEARQKYLQLCISAYEEAIALAHSLSGTPLSFDLLASYNNLGLAHYQLVIDKSFNDDKATRSQHLEVALDNHLQALNGLSKQPEAYQTTFNYIVKTIRAFHNELGIQGQNLALSKVPSQLLPEILSKL
- the psb34 gene encoding photosystem II assembly protein Psb34, translated to MPYTNEEGGLLNNFAREPKIYQAEPPTEGQKRTYLFLGIAATVLVGGLVLVAFFVSKSS
- a CDS encoding thiazole synthase, producing MTSEIVIIGGGVIGLAIAIELKLRGTSVTVFCRDFQAAATHAAAGMLAPDAENIPNEAMRSLCWRSRALYPNWTRKLEELTGLNTGYRPCGILAPVFEEAGGQGSREQGEQGEQRITEQRIGNREQGENSFPLHPSPCPPASSPAYWLDKEAIHQYQPGLGAEVVGGWWYPEDAQVDNKALAHVLWTAAESVGVELKDGITVEGFLQQQGQVVGVQTNAGIIRAAHYVLASGAWSNELLPVPVRPRKGQMLSVRIPEFAPELPLKRVLFGQDIYIVPRCDRLVIGATSEDVGFTPNNTPDGIQQLLQAAIRLYPQLKHYPIQEFWWGFRPATPDELPILGTSHCQNLTLATGHYRNGILLAPVTAALIADFILEQKSDPLLSDFHYSRFQSKPSTSTPMLTHSANFSNGNRPAISPQQSPLPIQGSPLIIAGKTFQSRLMTGTGKYRSIEEMQQSVAASDCQIVTVAVRRVQTKAPGHEGLAEALDWTKIWMLPNTAGCQTAEEAIRVARLGREMAKLLGQEDNNFIKLEVIPDLKYLLPDPIGTLQAAEQLVKEGFAVLPYINADPMLAKRLEEVGCATVMPLASPIGSGQGLKTTANIQIIIENAGVPVVVDAGIGSPSEAAQAMELGADALLINSAIALSPNPAAMARAMNLATVAGRLAYLAGRMPIKDYASPSSPLTGTITS
- a CDS encoding 2Fe-2S iron-sulfur cluster-binding protein; translation: MPKVLAQGKTIECVSKSNLRTILLQNGIELYNDGAKLINCRGIGSCGTCAVKVEGEVSAANWRDRARRSLPPHSLTTDLRLACQTLVLGDVKVTKFDGFWGQGSRIVWTPKG